Genomic window (Caldinitratiruptor microaerophilus):
ATGCCTCGTGGCCCGCCAGCAGATCGAGTGCACGGTGAGCAGCTGCTTCTACTGGGGAGACGGCGACCGGTGCCACGCCGAGCGGATCATCGTCACGGGGAACCCGGCCGGGATCCGGAACGCCCGCACTGAGTTCGGCCAGCTGGAGGGGCGGGACGCCGCGCATTCCAGCGAGACCCAGTGCCACACCTTCGTTCCGCGGCAGCAGGGCCCCAAGCCGGGAATCCGGCGGCTCGACGAGGTCTGACCGGAGACACGCGGGCCCGGTGCACGAGCACCGGGCCCGCAGGCTGGGCGGTTCAGCGGCCGAGCTGCCGCCGCCGCACCTCGGCCACCACCTGCTCGGCGCTCAGGCCCCGGGCGTCGATGACCGGCGCCCTCTGGCCCCGGGCGTCCCCACGGCCGGCCAGGTTCTCGCTCATGCCGGTCACGACGATCGCGTCGACCTGCAGGGTGGCGCCCGGCTCGAGCGGCACCACCTCGAACCCTTCGCGCTCCAGCGCCGCACGGACCGGCGCCAGGTTCGGCTCCACGGCTACGCGCCCTGGCACGGCTCTCACCTCGCCGGGCGTAGTGTGAGCCGCCCGGCGGGCCGCGTATTCCGCACCGAGCCGCGGCGAGGCCCGGGACTAGCCCCGGGCCTGGTGGAGTTCGGCCTGACAGCTCCGGCACAGGCCGTAGAACGTCACGATGTGATCCTGGATCTGAAACCCCGTCTTCTTCTGGATGGCCACCTCCAGCGACTCCATCAGGTCGTCCTGGAACTCGGTCACGCTGCCGCAGCGCGTGCAGATCAGGTGGTGGTGGTGGTGTGGCTCGTCCGGATCGTAAATCTCGAACCGCGCCCGCCCGTCGCCGAACTCCAGCTTCTTGAGGACTCCCAGGTCCACCAGGAGGTCGATGGTCCGGTACACGGTGGCGATGCCGTTGTTCGGGTAGAGCGCCTTCAGGTGCGTGTAGACCTCGTCCGCGCTCAGGTGCCGGCCCTTGTTCTGGAGAAAGATGTTGAGGATGGCCCACCGCTGCGGGGTCAGCTTGTGTCCCCGCTCCAGAAGCTTCTCGTAGATGTCCTTGAGGAGGGGCACGGTGCCTCACCTCGCTTGGACCGCCCCCTCCAGCATAGCCGGAACCCCGGGGGGCGTCAACGCGCCCGGGCGCCGGCCCTAACCGGCCCCGCCCGGCGCCCCTGCGCCGTCTGCGGGCGGGCTGCTCCCGCCGCCGGTCATGCCGGTCGTGCCCCCACTGTTCCCTGTCGTCCCGCCGTTCGTGCCGCTACCCGTGGTTCCACCTGCGCCGGTCTGGCCGGCTCCAGCCGTGCCCTCGCTTCCACCCGGCTGGGTGCCAATCCCCGCCGCACCGCCGGCGGCTGCCCCGGCTTGCGAACTCCCGGCCGCCGAGCCGGCTCCGTCGCCGCCAGGAGCCGCAGGCGGCGCCTGGCCGGCCGCGCGGCCGGCGTTGCCCGCCTCCGAGGGGGAGCCGGGCTCACCGGCACCCGCCTTCGCCTTCGCCGCCTCCTGGGCCTGCCGGGCCTTCTCCGCCTCCTGCCGCCCCCGGTCCTGGGCCGCCCACCGCCGGACCACCGCCTCCAGCTCCGCCTGGTCCTCCCGCGCCTTCTCGAGGAACCGGGCCGGCGGCTCCGCGCCGAGGAGCATCCGGTAGGCCTCCGTCCGGAGCTTCACCAGGTCCGGGATGAGGTAATAGACGCCGTGCAGGTACCGGTCGTTCCCGCCGGCGACCAGGGTCTGCAGGTGCGGGCCCTGGGTTTGCGAACCCTGTGCCACTTCCTTGCCGGCCATCGCGAAGTCGAGCAGCTGACCGAGGCCCAGGTCGGTGTCCACGGCCTGGTAGAGGGACCTCACCAGTCCCGGCAGGCGCACCACCACCGAGGGGCTCAGCGCCTTGTCCAGCAGGAGTTTCACGACCTCCTGCTGGCGCCGCATCCGCCCCCAGTCGCCCTCCTCGTCGTGGCGGAAGCGGGCGTACTTCAGGGCCTGTTCGCCGTTCAGGTGCTGGGGGCCGGGCTTGAAGTCGATCACGAGGCCGCCGTTGTCGTCGTAGGGGTCCACGTAGTACATCCGCTTCGGGATGTTCACGTCGATGCCGCCGAGCGCGTCGACGATCTTCTCGAAGCCCTGGAAGTCCAGCCGGGCGTAGTGGTCGATGGGGATGTCGAGCATCCGTTCCACGGTGGCCAGCGCCAGCTCCGTCCCACCGTAGGCGTAGGCGTGTGCGAGCTTGTCGTACCCGCGGCCGGGAATCTCCACTAGGGTGTCCCGTGGCAAGGAGATGAGGGTCAGGACCCGGTCCTTCGGGTGAACCGCCGCGACCAGCACGGTGTCGGATCGCCCCTTGGAGTCCTTGCGGTCGTCGACGCCCAGGATGAGAACCGTCGTGCGGCCGAGGCGAGCCGGCGAGGGCGCGCTCGGCCCTTCCGCCCGGGCCTCGGCCCCCGCGCGGACGCCGACCCGCCCCCCGAAGCCGAAAAGGCGTCTCGCCGCCGCCCCCGCGATGCTGAGGGCGATCACCAGGGCCACCGCCGTGACCACGTACCAGCCGGATCGGGAACCCTTCATCGACCGCTCGACCTCTTGCCCCAACTGCGAGCCGCTTCTCTGCGCGATCCGCTTGATCGAAGGTTAGACGGCGCGGACACGCACCCGGTTCCTCATTATAGCCTTCCTGCCGGTCCCACGGAACGGCAAGGGCTGGCGCCGCCCCGGGACGGCGCCAGCCCCTGCAGAGGTGTACCGGCCCTCAGCCGTCCCCCGCCGGGGCGCAGGCGACCTCCTGGACCAGGCGGTAGGCCCTGGGCGACGGCTTGAGCGGCCGCATGAGCCAGTAGGGGCGGCGCAGGCCGCCCGGACCGGGCGCGGGCCGGGTCAGCTCGAGCCACCGCCGGAAGACCGCCCGGGAGCGGGCGGTATCGACGGCGATGTCCCCGTACCGGTCCTCGGGCCGGGCCTTGGTCACCCGTGCGCGCACGTGCCAGCAGTGGGCCCCGGAGATGGGGTCCGGCTGGACCGGGAAGATGAGGTTCTGGTGCACGCCCGCCTCCCGCCACCCGATCCGGGAGGAGTCGGGGTCGGAGCTCGGGAAGGGCTGAGCCCCGTGGAGCTGCTTCATCTGCCAGTTCGTGCCTGCCCGCTCGAGCTTCACGAGGGACGAGTTCCACCGGTCGCTGCCGTGGTCCTCGTGGAGGCGCCAGCGGCCGAGGTGGTGGGAGCAGGCCACGACGCCGGGCCGGATGGCCTCCGTCACCCACACCCGGTCGACGAGGTAGCCGATCTCCGTCTCCACCCGTACCAGATCGCCCGTCCGCACACCCAGCCGCCGGGCGTCGCGCGGGTTGATCCACAGCGGGTTGTGGTGGGCGGTCTCGTAGAGCCACTTGGCCCCGTTGGTACGGGTGTGGATGAGCGTGGGCAGGCGGAACGTGGGCAGGAGGATGAACTCCGACTCGTCCCAGCGGATCCGTGCGTGGTGCACCTGGCTCGTGATGTGGGGCATGGCCTGGCGGCCGGCCTCGTCGAGCGGGTAGACGGGCAGCGCGTACTCGGGCCAGCCCCAGTCACGCAGGGTCGTGGAGTAGAACTCGAGCAGCCCCGAGGGGGTCGGGAAGCCGGTCCGCGCCTCGCCCTCCACCATGACCCCGACACGGTAGCGCCCCTCCCCGTCCTGGAAGGGCCCGGGATACGGGCGGTAGTTCACCTTGGGCGGCGGCGACGAGGTGTACACGCCGCCGTCCGGCCCCACGGCCGCCCCGGCGAGGACCTGGGGAGGCACGGGCCGCTCGTGCTCCTCGTACACGGCGCCCGGCAGCTCGAAGGCGCCATGCCGGCGCATGTACTCGAAGGGGGTGAGGCCCGCGCGCTCGGCGGCCTCCGGAAGCCCGGGCACGCCGTTCTCGAAGATCCAGCGGTAGTACTCGTCGATGCGGATCTTCTCGCCGGGCCGGTACGGCGACTCGTGGTGCTGCCGGACGCCCAGCGACCCGTCGGGGTCGATCCGCCACGAGAGCTCGATCCAGAACTCGTTTTCCTCCCACACCTCGCCCGGGTTGGCCAAGCGGGTGTCCCCGACCGGCCGGCCGAGGCGCTCCGCCGCCACCCGCCGCACGGGCTGGCGGAAGCCGACCCACTGCTTTGCGTGGGTCTCGTAACTGTGCAGGTCGTGTCGCTCGGGCCCCAGGCCCATGGGAAGGACGTAGTCGGCGTACTGGGCGGTCTCGTTCCAGGTGGGCGTGAGTGCCACGTGCAGGCCGATGCGGTCCGACAGGAACATCTCGATCCACGAGAACCCGTCCGGGTTGGTCCAGACTGGGTTGTAGACCCGGGTGAAGTACACGTCCAGCTTCTTGTCGAGCCGCTCCAGGAGGTGCGGGAGCAGGAAGCTCATCTCGAAGTGGGAGAGCGGGTACTCCTTCGGCCAGTGGGCCTCGTTCCACGCCTCGATCGGGTGCGGGTGGGTCGGCGGCTTGGGCACGAACTTGGCGTAGGCGCTCGGCAGGCACCCGCCCTTCGTCCCGACGGATCCCGTGAGCACGTGCAGGAAGAACAGGTTCCGGGCGACCATCCACCCGCCGAGGTGCCCGGCCGCGGCGCCGCGCCAGATGTGGCTGGCGAAGGCGGTGCCCGCCCGGCCGATCTCCCGGGCGATGGCCCGGAGGGCGCCCGCCTCGACCCCGCACTCGGCGGCGGCCCACTCGGGGGTGTACGGCCGGTAGAGTTCCCGCAGGAGCCACAGGAAGCCGCCGAAGTCGTCCGCGGGCGGGAGGCGCTCCAGCCGGCCGAGGTCGGCCAGGTACTGCAGGTACTCCCGGTCCGCCATGAGTTGGCGCCAGTTCACCCACCGGCGCACGAAGTCGGTGTTGAGGTACCCCTCCTCGATGAGGACGTGGGCGATCGCCAGCAGCATCCCGGCCTCCGTGCCCGGCCAGGGCGACAGCCACCAGTCGGCCGCCGCCGCCGTGTTCGAGAGCCGGGGGTCGACGACCGCGATCCGGGCGCCCGCCTGCTTCGCCTCCATGATCCGCTGGGCGTGCGGGTTGAAGTAGTGTCCCGCCTCCAGGTGCGAGGACATGAGCAGGATGAACCGGGCGTTGGCGTGGTCGGGCGCCGGGCGGTCGATGCCCATCCACATCGCGTACCCCACGCGGGCGCCGGCCGAGCACACGTTCGTGTGGGAGTTGTGACCGTCCACGCCCCAGGTGAGCAGCACCCGCTCGGTGAACAGGTCCTCGCCCGGCCGGCCCACGTGGTAGACCACGCTGTCCCGGCGCCCGGCCAGGAGGGCCGCCCGGATCCGTCCGGCGATGTCGTCCAGCGCCTCGTCCCAACTCACGCGCTCCCACTTCCCCTCCCCGCGGGCGCCCGCACGCCGCAGCGGGTAGAGGATGCGGTCCGGGTTCGACACCTGGGTGACGGTCGCCGGGCCCTTGGCGCAGTTCCGACCCCGGCTGGCCGGATGCAGGGGATGGCCCTCGAGCTTGCGGATCTCCAGGGTCTGGACATCCACGTAGGCCAGGAGTCCGCAAGCGGCTTCGCAGTTGAAGCAGACGGTGGGGACCAGGGTGTACTCCCGTTCGACCCGCCGGGGCCACGCCCGGGCGTCGAGCTCTCGCCACCGTTCCCACTTCTCCGGTGCCGGGTGTGTCTCCAGGGAGCCGAACCCGGGGAAACGCCCCCGGGCGCCGACCTCCTCGGGGATCTCCATCCGCGCCATCGTGCTACCTCCCCTGCGCCGACGGTTCGTGCTCCGCCGCGCTCAGCTGAGTGGAACGCTCTGGCCGGCCTGGACGTAGGCGTGCTCGTACGCCAGGAGCCCGGCCAGGGCCAGCATGGCGCCGCTGGCGCCCCAGCCGGCGCCGGCGGCGAAGGCCGCGGCCGCCGCGAGCGCCAGGCCACCCCAGAAGAGCCGGGCGTAGGTGCCCCGGGTGAGGTGCCAGGCGGCGCGGGCGGCATCCCGGGTGCCGTGCGGGATGGTCAGTTCGGACAGGACCACGGCCACGTGCGCGGCGGCGCCGCCCGCCAGGCCCCACAGGAGCGCCGGCCCGGCCTCCACGCCGGAGGCGATCGCCAGGAGCAGCACCGCGGCCGCCCCGGCCACGAGGGCCTGCACCAGCAGGTGGATGGGCAGCAGCGGGTTCTGCCAGAGGTCCCGCGCCTTCGCCTGGGCAAAGAGGAAGGCCGTGTAGATGGCCGTCAGGGTGCCGAGGATCGCCCCGGGAACCCGTAGCCCGACCACCAGGCCCTGCCAGCCGGCCAGCCGGCCCAGCAGGTCCATCGCCAGGAGCGCACCGTAGGCGGTGATCACGTACGCGCCCCGCGCAAGCCAGGAGTTCCACCGCGGCCGCACGAGAATGCGCCAGAACCGCTCCGGGTGGGCCAGGTCAGCGATGAGCAGGGCACCGGTCAGGCCCAGGAAGAGGAGGGCGACCGCCGTCGCCGCCAGCTCCACCCCGGCGCCCAGGCCCGCCCCGAACCAGGCGAGGAGGGCAGGGACCAGGTAGGCGCCGGCGGCCACCGACTTGGTCCACGTGTAGGCCGAAACCCGCCAGTCCCAGGGAGCGCCGTGGGGGACGTCGTACTGCAGGACGGCCGCCGCGGCGGTGCTGCGGGGCTCCCTCGCCGGCCGGCGGGTGTTGGCGAAGCCGCCCTCCCGCACCAGGAGCTCGAGCAGGAGGTCCGGCTCCGGCGGGTAGCGCTCGTGCTGCTCCGCCGTCGCGTGGATCGGGGGCAGGGCGGCCAGCCCCGGCACGCGCGTGAAGTCGCTGGCGTCGAGGTAGAAGAGCTTGGGGTTGGTCTCCTTCTCGGGCTTGCGCACCGCGACCTTGCCCGTGGCCACCAGCCGGGAGACCTCGCTCTCGGGGTCGGCCAGGTCGCCCACGATGATCGCGCGCTCGGGGCAGACCGCCACGCAGGCGGGCTCGAGGCCCTGGTCGATGCGATGGGCGCAGAAGTTGCACTTCTCGGCGCTGTGCGAGACGGGGTCGATATAGATCGCGTCGTACGGGCACGCGGCCATGCACGCCTTGCAGCCGATGCACGCGTCCCGGTCGAAGTCCACGATCCCGTCCGGGCGGCGGTACATGGCCGTGACAGGGCAGATGGCAGCGCACGGCGCGTCCTCGCACTGGTTGCAGCGGGTCACCTGGAAGTGCCGCTGGACGCTGGGGTAGGTGCCCACCTCGACCTGCTTGACGTAGGTGCGGGTGACGCCCAGCGGCACCTGGTGTTCGGACTTGCAGGCGATCGTGCAGGCGTGGCAGCCGATGCACTTCCCCTGGTCGATGACCTTGCCCCAGAGCGTCATCGGTCAGCCGCCCTTCCGGACGTAGTAGCGGAAGACCCCGCCGTCCTCTTCCCAGTGCAGCAGCTCGTGTTTCTGGCTCTCGCACCACGCCGGGATGTCGGTGACCGACCCGCGGTCGGTGGCGAGGACCTCCAGGATGGCCCCGGCCGGGAGGTCCCGGATCGCCCGGCTGGCGCGGACGACCGGCATGGGGCACAGGAGGCCCCGGGCGTCAAGGGTGGAATCCACCTTCTCCGGCTTCATCTCGCGTGTTCCCCCCCACCCCGCTTACACGAAGAGCGTGACGTGGGCGCGCGACGCCTCGTTCAGGAACGCGGCCGCCCCGCCGACCTCGATCCCGTCGATCAGATCCTCCCGCTTGAAGCCCAGGACGTCCATCGTCATCTGGCAGGCGATCAGGCGGACGCCGCTCTCGATGCAGACGTCCCGGAGCTCGGCGACGGAGGGGACCCCCTTCTTCCGGAACATGTCGGACATCATCCAGGTGGCGGCGCTGCGCACGCCGGGCAAGGCGGCCACCAGGTTGGGAACCGGGATGGGCATCGCCGGGTTACCGATGGGGTCGACCTGAACCCGCAGGTCCCGCTTCAGCAGGTTCAACCCGTAGAAGGTGAAGAAGACGGCCGCGTCCATGCCCATGGCGGCGGCGGCGGAGGCCAGGATGAACGGCGGGTAGGCCCAGTCGAGTGTACCCTTTGAGGCGATGATCCGGCACGTCTGCCTGGCGCGGTCACCCTCCAGTGCCTTCCGAACCTCCGCGGCCACCAGATCCGGCAGCCGTTTCCTGAGGTAGGCCTCGACGGCCTCCTCAAGGGTCCGCCCGGCGGGCACCTCACCTGCCCGGTCCGGCACAGCCATCGGTGATCACTCCTTTCTTGATTAAGCAGTTTTGCAAGCAAGAAGTACGATTGGCGGGTTGAACGCCTTTTCCTGCCTCGGGCAAACGTGTCGTTACCTCCAATTCTACGGCGAGACCCGTTACTTTCGCAATCAAGAAATTGGTCGCCAGAGAAGGCGAGCCGCCAAGGCGGCCGGAAACGCAAGCGCCCTGCCGGGTTGGCGCTCACCCGGGCAGGGCGCAGACTGCCCTTCCGAACCGGAGCGATCGACTTACGAAATCGACGCGGAGGCCGGCCCGCGGCCGGGCCGCCAACCCACCTGGCGGGACATCTCGGCTGCGGCCCGGGTGACGAGCGGGGCCAGCGCCGCCGGGCCGCCCTCGCCGAGGCGGAAGAGCGGCACGCTGATGCTGATCGCCGCCACCTGCCCGCGCGGGTCCCGCACTGCGGCCGCCACGCAGGCGATCCCCTCCATGGACTCCTCCCGGTCGATGGCATACCCGCGCCGCCGCACCCCTGCCAGGTCGATGAGCAGGCCCCGCCGCGTGGTGATGCTCCGGGGCGTCATGGCCGGCAGCGGGTCGGAGCCGTAGCGGCGCTCCACCTCGCCGTCCGGCAGGGTCGCCAGGAGCGCCTTGCCCAGGGCCGTGCAGTGCGCCGGGACCCGCTTCCCCACCGCGGACACCAGCCGGACCGGCCGCACGCCCTCCTGCTTGGCCACGTAGACGATCTCGGTGCCCTCCAGGACGGCCATCTGCACGGTCTCGCCGGTCTCCTCCACGAGCTGGCGCGCCACGGCGTTGAAGGACCGGAAGAGGTCGTTGTGCTCCAGGTACGCGTAGCCCACCTCGAAGGTGCGAAGGCCGAGCCGGTATGGCCCGCGGCCGGACCGGGACACGTACCCCTCCGCCTCCAGGGTGTACAGCACAGGGAACAGGCTGCTTTTCGGGGCCCCCAGCTCCCGGCTGAGGTCCGCCAGGCTGAGCCCGTCCGGATACCTGCCGAGCACCTCCAGCACCTGCATGGTCCGGGCCACCGTCTGGGCGTAGTAGGCGTTCGCACGCTCCACGGCCATGCGCTGCTCACTCCCCCGCGGACCCCGCGCCGAATGTTCGTGATTACGAACGTCTATTCCAATTCTCGTTTGCCGCCCATTCTACGACCAATTGTGTCACGTGTCAACGCGCGTTCCGGCGGCGGCCGGTCGGGCCCGACCGGCCCGCTCACGGATGGCGGCGCCGGCGGGGCTCCACGTCGTGGACGGGAACGTACTGCACGGAGGGGCGACGTCCCGCGGGCTGGGGGAAGAGCTCCATGAGTTCGTAGACCTCGCGGGGCAGCCCGGCACGCACCGGCAGGCCGTAAGACCGGAGCTTCTCGAAGGTGATGGGGTAGTCATGGGTCCACTGCCCCTCCGTGAGGTCGCGGACGATCGTCTCCGCCCGGTCGGGGGGAAGCTTGTCCGCCACCAGCTCGCGGACGAAGTCCTGCACCTGGCGCACGGCCTTCTCCGCGACGTCGGCCAGGATGAGGGTCTCGTCGTCGACCTCGGCCACGGGCTTGCGGCTCACGGCCCGCAGGATGGAGGCGGCGGGGAACTGGCCGAGCTGGGGATCCACCGGGCCGAGCACCGCGTGCTCGTCCATAACGATCTCGTCCGCCGCCAGCGCCAGCAGGGTGCCGCCCGACATCGCGTAGTGAGGCACGAACACGGTCACCCTGGCGGGGTGGCGGCGAAGCGCGGCGGCGATCTGCTCGGCGGCCAGGACGAGTCCGCCGGGGGTGTGCAGGACCAGGTCGATGGGCATGTCCCCCGGGGTGAGGCGGACGGCCCGGAGCACCTGCTCGGAGTCCTCGATGTTGATGTAGCGGGCCAGCGGGATACCCAGGAGGCTCAAGGCCTCCTGCCGGTGGATGAGCGTGATCACCCGCGTGCCCCGGCGCCGCTGAAGTTCGTGGATCTTCCAGAGGCGGCGCAGGTGGATCCGCTGCCGCTCCCAGGCAGGCCACACGAACGTCGCGAACAGGAAGAGGAACCAGAAGAGGCTGGCCGGATCGGCCGTCGGCACGGCGGCAACCCCCCGTGGGGCCCGGGGCCGGAAGAGTCGCCTGCCCGCCGGCCGGGAGCCCCGGCAGGCGAAGACCCCCGGCCCCGGGGCCTCGCCCTAGATCTGCGCCCGGGGCTCTGCGCCGCCGCCCGGCGCCATGGCTGCGCCGGCCATCATCCCTGCCCACTGGCTCAGGTTGCCCTGCACCTGCTGCAGGTTGGCCCCGTTGGCCTGGGCCGGCACGTACCACCCGCGCTGGATCATGATCCGCGCCACCTGTTCCTGGGCGCGGATGGCGTCGGCGCACGCCTGCACGAAGTGCTGGCGCAGCGACGGGTCGGACGACTCGCAGGCCGCCATGGCCGCCTGCATGGCCTCCATCTTGAGGCTGTTACTGCAGCGCATCGCGATCGCCATGTCGGACATCATGTCGGGCACGTCGCTCCCCTTCCTCCTCCGATCGGATCCGCCCCTGGGCCTGCGGCCGCGGCTAGTGCGGCTGCGCGCCCAGCATCTGCTGGATCTTCTGCACGCTCTGCCGGTGCCGCTGCGCCTCGCTCTGCAGGAACTGCCGCAGCTGCGGGTCCTGGCAGCTCTGGGCCTCCAGCATGGCCGCCTGGGCGCTCGCCGCCGCCCCGCGCAGGGCCTCGGAGAGCATGAGGGCCTCGGCCGCCGTGTACTGATGCACGCTCGACACCTCCCGCCGTTAGCTTGCGCGCCCGGGCCGCCGCCATACCCGGGCACGGCCGGGCGGCCCGGAGGGGAAGCGGCCCGGGGCCGTGCACCGCGGTCAGGCCGGGTGGATCGGGATCTGCGGGAGCTTCGGGACCCGGACGTCGATGGTCGTGCCGTCGTACGTGGCCCTCGCCCGGGAGGTGTCCACCGGCGCGGGAAGCGGCACCAGCGTGCGGAACTCCCCGTACGACGTGCTCATCCGGGCGGCTCCCGGGCGCTCCTCCCGGTACTCCTGGCGGGCCCGGCCCGCCAGGTACACGGCCCCCGGGCCCACGCGTACGTCCAGGGACGCGGGGTCGAAGCCGGGGGCGTGGACCCGCACGGCGACCTCGCTGCCCAGGTCGTCGACCTGCACCGCCGGTGACGGAGCCCAGGGCCAGGCGGAAGACAAGAGCCCCCACGCGTGCCGGAGCATCCGCGTCATGTCCTCTGCCAGGCTCTCCAGGTCGCGGCGCATCTCCGCGAACCAGCTGTCCGGGCCACCCCCCGGCCAGGGCTGGATGGGCAGGTTATGCATTGTCCATGCGCCTCCCGCGGGGTGAGATCGGTAACAGTTTATGTTGCCGCCACCCCGCGTGGGCCGGGCGCAGAAGGGTGGCAGAGTGGTAGACAATATCTCAGAGGTGGAAGAAAATCGTGCATGGGAATACGGTATCATGCAGGGAATTCGCGGGCCGCGTCGTATTCTCGTGCCATTAACCTTACACGCACCTGACAAGGAGGCGTCCCCCTGTGCGTGCGGTGCAAGAAGATTTGCGTAACCCCTTCCGGATCGCCCAGCAGCAGGTTCGCCACGCGGTCGACGCGCTCGGCGCCGACGAGCGCGTCTATGAGATCCTGAAAGCGCCGCAGCGCACGGTGGAAGTCCAGATCCCGGTCCGCATGGACGACGGCCGGCTCCAGGTCTTCACCGGATACCGCTGCCAGCACCTCCGGTCGATCGGCCCCACCAAGGGTGGCATCCGGTTCCACCCGCAGGTCACCCTGGACGAGGTCCGGGCCCTGTCGATGTGGATGACCTTCAAGACGGCCGTGGTGGGACTTCCGTACGGCGGCGCCAAGGGCGGCGTGATCGTCGACCCGAAGCAGCTCAGCGAGCGGGAACTCGAAGCGCTGGCGCGCGGGTACATCCGGGAGATCGCGCCCGTCATCGGTCCCGAGCGCGACATCCCGGCGCCGGACGTCAACACCGACGCCCGCATCATGGCCTGGATGATGGACGAGTACGAGCGGACCCGGGGCGGCGGCGCCTTCCCCGGCGTCATCACCGGCAAGCCGCTGGTGCTCGGCGGCTCCGAGGGCCGGGCCGCGGCCACGGGCCAGGGCCTCGTCTACACGGTCCGGGAGGCGGCCGCCCGCCTTGGCGTCCCGCTCGCCGGCGCCCGGGTGGTCATCCAGGGGTTCGGCAACGCGGGCACCTTCACGGGCACGCTGCTGGAGCAGATGGGCGCCCGGGTCGTCGCCGTCAGCGACTCCCGCGGCGGCATCTTCTCCCCGAAGGGCCTCAAGATGGCCGACGTGATCGAGCACAAGCGGCGGACCGGCTCCGTCG
Coding sequences:
- a CDS encoding DUF1540 domain-containing protein; translated protein: MARQQIECTVSSCFYWGDGDRCHAERIIVTGNPAGIRNARTEFGQLEGRDAAHSSETQCHTFVPRQQGPKPGIRRLDEV
- a CDS encoding YkuS family protein — translated: MPGRVAVEPNLAPVRAALEREGFEVVPLEPGATLQVDAIVVTGMSENLAGRGDARGQRAPVIDARGLSAEQVVAEVRRRQLGR
- a CDS encoding Fur family transcriptional regulator yields the protein MPLLKDIYEKLLERGHKLTPQRWAILNIFLQNKGRHLSADEVYTHLKALYPNNGIATVYRTIDLLVDLGVLKKLEFGDGRARFEIYDPDEPHHHHHLICTRCGSVTEFQDDLMESLEVAIQKKTGFQIQDHIVTFYGLCRSCQAELHQARG
- a CDS encoding LCP family protein codes for the protein MKGSRSGWYVVTAVALVIALSIAGAAARRLFGFGGRVGVRAGAEARAEGPSAPSPARLGRTTVLILGVDDRKDSKGRSDTVLVAAVHPKDRVLTLISLPRDTLVEIPGRGYDKLAHAYAYGGTELALATVERMLDIPIDHYARLDFQGFEKIVDALGGIDVNIPKRMYYVDPYDDNGGLVIDFKPGPQHLNGEQALKYARFRHDEEGDWGRMRRQQEVVKLLLDKALSPSVVVRLPGLVRSLYQAVDTDLGLGQLLDFAMAGKEVAQGSQTQGPHLQTLVAGGNDRYLHGVYYLIPDLVKLRTEAYRMLLGAEPPARFLEKAREDQAELEAVVRRWAAQDRGRQEAEKARQAQEAAKAKAGAGEPGSPSEAGNAGRAAGQAPPAAPGGDGAGSAAGSSQAGAAAGGAAGIGTQPGGSEGTAGAGQTGAGGTTGSGTNGGTTGNSGGTTGMTGGGSSPPADGAGAPGGAG
- a CDS encoding molybdopterin-dependent oxidoreductase, coding for MARMEIPEEVGARGRFPGFGSLETHPAPEKWERWRELDARAWPRRVEREYTLVPTVCFNCEAACGLLAYVDVQTLEIRKLEGHPLHPASRGRNCAKGPATVTQVSNPDRILYPLRRAGARGEGKWERVSWDEALDDIAGRIRAALLAGRRDSVVYHVGRPGEDLFTERVLLTWGVDGHNSHTNVCSAGARVGYAMWMGIDRPAPDHANARFILLMSSHLEAGHYFNPHAQRIMEAKQAGARIAVVDPRLSNTAAAADWWLSPWPGTEAGMLLAIAHVLIEEGYLNTDFVRRWVNWRQLMADREYLQYLADLGRLERLPPADDFGGFLWLLRELYRPYTPEWAAAECGVEAGALRAIAREIGRAGTAFASHIWRGAAAGHLGGWMVARNLFFLHVLTGSVGTKGGCLPSAYAKFVPKPPTHPHPIEAWNEAHWPKEYPLSHFEMSFLLPHLLERLDKKLDVYFTRVYNPVWTNPDGFSWIEMFLSDRIGLHVALTPTWNETAQYADYVLPMGLGPERHDLHSYETHAKQWVGFRQPVRRVAAERLGRPVGDTRLANPGEVWEENEFWIELSWRIDPDGSLGVRQHHESPYRPGEKIRIDEYYRWIFENGVPGLPEAAERAGLTPFEYMRRHGAFELPGAVYEEHERPVPPQVLAGAAVGPDGGVYTSSPPPKVNYRPYPGPFQDGEGRYRVGVMVEGEARTGFPTPSGLLEFYSTTLRDWGWPEYALPVYPLDEAGRQAMPHITSQVHHARIRWDESEFILLPTFRLPTLIHTRTNGAKWLYETAHHNPLWINPRDARRLGVRTGDLVRVETEIGYLVDRVWVTEAIRPGVVACSHHLGRWRLHEDHGSDRWNSSLVKLERAGTNWQMKQLHGAQPFPSSDPDSSRIGWREAGVHQNLIFPVQPDPISGAHCWHVRARVTKARPEDRYGDIAVDTARSRAVFRRWLELTRPAPGPGGLRRPYWLMRPLKPSPRAYRLVQEVACAPAGDG
- a CDS encoding 4Fe-4S dicluster domain-containing protein translates to MTLWGKVIDQGKCIGCHACTIACKSEHQVPLGVTRTYVKQVEVGTYPSVQRHFQVTRCNQCEDAPCAAICPVTAMYRRPDGIVDFDRDACIGCKACMAACPYDAIYIDPVSHSAEKCNFCAHRIDQGLEPACVAVCPERAIIVGDLADPESEVSRLVATGKVAVRKPEKETNPKLFYLDASDFTRVPGLAALPPIHATAEQHERYPPEPDLLLELLVREGGFANTRRPAREPRSTAAAAVLQYDVPHGAPWDWRVSAYTWTKSVAAGAYLVPALLAWFGAGLGAGVELAATAVALLFLGLTGALLIADLAHPERFWRILVRPRWNSWLARGAYVITAYGALLAMDLLGRLAGWQGLVVGLRVPGAILGTLTAIYTAFLFAQAKARDLWQNPLLPIHLLVQALVAGAAAVLLLAIASGVEAGPALLWGLAGGAAAHVAVVLSELTIPHGTRDAARAAWHLTRGTYARLFWGGLALAAAAAFAAGAGWGASGAMLALAGLLAYEHAYVQAGQSVPLS
- a CDS encoding sulfurtransferase TusA family protein yields the protein MKPEKVDSTLDARGLLCPMPVVRASRAIRDLPAGAILEVLATDRGSVTDIPAWCESQKHELLHWEEDGGVFRYYVRKGG
- a CDS encoding DsrE/DsrF/DrsH-like family protein gives rise to the protein MAVPDRAGEVPAGRTLEEAVEAYLRKRLPDLVAAEVRKALEGDRARQTCRIIASKGTLDWAYPPFILASAAAAMGMDAAVFFTFYGLNLLKRDLRVQVDPIGNPAMPIPVPNLVAALPGVRSAATWMMSDMFRKKGVPSVAELRDVCIESGVRLIACQMTMDVLGFKREDLIDGIEVGGAAAFLNEASRAHVTLFV
- a CDS encoding IclR family transcriptional regulator encodes the protein MAVERANAYYAQTVARTMQVLEVLGRYPDGLSLADLSRELGAPKSSLFPVLYTLEAEGYVSRSGRGPYRLGLRTFEVGYAYLEHNDLFRSFNAVARQLVEETGETVQMAVLEGTEIVYVAKQEGVRPVRLVSAVGKRVPAHCTALGKALLATLPDGEVERRYGSDPLPAMTPRSITTRRGLLIDLAGVRRRGYAIDREESMEGIACVAAAVRDPRGQVAAISISVPLFRLGEGGPAALAPLVTRAAAEMSRQVGWRPGRGPASASIS